One region of Cucurbita pepo subsp. pepo cultivar mu-cu-16 chromosome LG03, ASM280686v2, whole genome shotgun sequence genomic DNA includes:
- the LOC111791434 gene encoding uncharacterized protein LOC111791434 isoform X5 — MFSDAVAEFSEEVRPNKSMGDALDSLSTSKMAVEDEMSSSRTLKDREVLADNRIVENSVVAEAAINQSGSDQENKSDQEFVNLETNCGTASSSSSTVAQTAIDQSGNEQEGKINQELVDLETDFGTPSSSSSTENQQVESSAVAETTVKQSGTEQDTKINQDYGNLETNFRAGNSVIPPIDHMNTTTTTGDSYLNEPETIVPALQQEWNIDSVENMPQCFLSSPDRRYDEKKNEDFDLCKNFTETAASTGKTDNNKSEPLSELEETVEIPREPLQSVADNDMSIHSEMPQSVVSDVKPIGLTQVSSDARKELESCSSNNLLETNKIKEENNDVHLPSVSSDLNIVDHPEASVEDSKDHDHKEVESTNCFVHDPHESCITLQAEPFDQTSEVASFDTKTVENRQKQESGVENVSVDMKAEEVPIQDVNAAQIKGMLGENEKYDKKLTISDATNFGIDSIPSEVLWIDSTPEPTTNSRENKCNAVAEEIADGSARTISLTESTDSKKFNASLAPETQESVKEDDHSNESVTGRSDSFQDGSVVQLAGVGNRIASETGKDDGVKIDVEPRLTSAVLDASVDAISQTDSLEGNWGSVSVLSTLSDLPAVVDGEVTQQARTEAGETILKKANAATEGGQHSNRSDMFEAPSFMTLVEPNGGGIQQNSATREQPNSASLQAGWFPSYTHVANDSPGKKKNEAIIAKVTNWSAGKPHTALKNLLDDAALENKQKSPTRVENLGSMIHKDEKPDEKTVNAVTQAKSPASELRSREIANEWNSPARYPSDIRRERRKGRPYWAQFVCCSSVH, encoded by the exons ATGTTTTCAGATGCTGTTGCAGAGTTTTCAGAGGAGGTACGACCAAACAAGTCCATGGGAGATGCTTTGGATTCATTAAGCACGTCGAAGATGGCGGTGGAAGATGAAATGAGTAGCTCCCGAACTTTGAAAGACAGAGAAGTTCTTG CTGACAACCGAATAGTGGAAAATTCAGTTGTTGCAGAAGCTGCTATCAATCAGTCTGGAAGTgatcaagaaaacaaaagtgaTCAAGAATTTGTAAATCTTGAGACCAACTGTGGAACTGCATCGTCCAGTTCTTCAACTGTTGCACAAACTGCTATCGATCAGTCGGGAAATGAGCAGGAAGGCAAAATTAATCAAGAACTTGTGGATCTCGAGACTGATTTCGGAACTCCATCATCGAGCTCTTCAACTGAAAACCAGCAAGTGGAAAGTTCAGCTGTTGCAGAAACTACTGTCAAGCAGTCAGGAACAGAGCAGGACACCAAAATTAATCAAGACTATGGGAATCTTGAGACCAACTTTAGAGCTGGGAATTCAGTGATTCCACCCATTGATCATATGaatactactactactacagGTGACTCGTACCTTAATGAACCCGAAACGATAGTACCTGCTCTGCAACAAGAGTGGAACATTGATAGTGTTGAAAACATGCCTCAATGTTTCTTGTCATCTCCTGATAGAAGAtatgatgaaaagaaaaacgagGACTTCGACTTGTGTAAGAATTTTACAGAAACTGCAGCATCAACGGGAAAAactgataataataaatcggAGCCGTTATCGGAGCTGGAAGAAACCGTCGAGATACCTAGAGAGCCTCTTCAATCAGTGGCTGACAATGACATGTCCATCCATTCTGAAATGCCCCAAAGTGTTGTTTCAGATGTTAAACCCATTGGCTTGACTCAAGTGTCGTCTGATGCTCGAAAAGAACTCGAATCTTGCAGTTCTAACAACTTACTAGAgaccaataaaataaaagaagaaaacaacgaTGTGCATCTGCCTTCTGTGTCGAGTGACTTGAACATTGTCGACCATCCTGAGGCTTCGGTTGAAGATTCAAAGGATCATGATCATAAGGAGGTTGAATCAACCAATTGTTTTGTACATGACCCTCATGAGAGTTGTATTACATTGCAGGCTGAGCCATTTGATCAAACTTCCGAAGTAGCTTCTTTTGACACGAAAACTGTGGAAAATAGGCAAAAACAGGAAAGTGGAGTCGAGAATGTGTCGGTTGATATGAAAGCCGAAGAAGTTCCCATTCAAGACGTGAATGCAGCTCAGATTAAAGGTATGCTCggtgaaaatgaaaagtatGATAAGAAACTAACCATCAGTGATGCTACAAATTTTGGGATAGATAGTATTCCTTCAGAAGTCCTATGGATTGATTCCACACCTGAACCTACCACTAACAGCAGGGAGAATAAATGCAATGCTGTTGCAGAAGAGATAGCAGATGGATCCGCTAGAACGATATCTCTGACTGAAAGCACGGACTCGAAAAAATTTAACGCTAGTTTAGCTCCAGAGACTCAGGAAAGTGTAAAAGAAGATGATCATAGTAATGAATCTGTCACTGGAAGATCAGACTCTTTTCAGGATGGTAGTGTGGTTCAGCTTGCTGGAGTCGGAAATCGAATTGCTTCTGAAACTGGGAAAGATGATGGCGTGAAAATTGACGTAGAACCACGGCTTACGTCGGCCGTTCTTGATGCTTCAGTCGATGCGATTAGTCAAACCGACAGTCTTGAAGGCAACTGGGGGTCTGTCTCAG TGCTCTCAACTCTGTCGGATTTACCCGCTGTTGTGGATGGCGAAGTAACGCAGCAAGCACGAACCGAAGCAGGGGAAACCATCTTGAAGAAGGCCAATGCTGCAACCGAAGGAGGACAACATTCTAACAGATCTGATATGTTTGAGGCACCATCTTTTATGACGTTGGTTGAACCTAATGGTGGAGGAATCCAACAAAACTCGGCCACGCGAGAGCAGCCGAATTCTGCATCGCTGCAAGCTGGCTGGTTTCCATCTTATACTCATGTTGCAAACGACTCAccggggaagaagaagaacgagGCGATTATCGCCAAGGTAACGAACTGGAGTGCTGGAAAGCCACACACTGCTCTCAAGAACCTATTGGATGATGCTGCACTTGAAAACAAACAGAAATCGCCAACCCGAGTAGAGAATCTGGGTTCCATGATTCATAAAGATGAAAAACCAGATGAGAAAACGGTGAACGCCGTTACGCAGGCGAAATCACCTGCCTCAGAGTTGAGAAGCAGGGAGATTGCAAATGAGTGGAACTCTCCTGCAAGATATCCATCAGACATTAggagagaaaggagaaaaggGAGGCCATATTGGGCTCAATTTGTATGCTGTTCTTCAGTGCATTAG